DNA from Methylobacterium currus:
TCGTCGGCGAGTTCGCCGAGAGCGGCCTCGTCAACATGGTGGGCGGCTGCTGCGGCACCACCCCGGACCATATCCGCGCCATAGCGGGCGCCGTTGCCGGCAAGGCGCCGCGCCGCGTGCCGAGCGTGAAGCCGCTGATGCGGCTCTCGGGCCTCGAGCCTTTCACGCTGACGCCCGAGATCCCGTTCGTGAATGTCGGCGAGCGCACCAACGTCACCGGCTCGGCGCGCTTCCGCAAGCTCGTCACCAACGGCGACTATGCCGCCGCCCTCGACGTCGCCCGCGACCAGGTCGCCGCCGGCGCCCAGGTGATCGACGTCAACATGGACGAGGGCCTGCTCGACTCAGCAGGTGCGATGGTCGAGTTCCTGAACCTCGTCGCCGCCGAGCCCGACATCGCCCGGGTGCCGGTGATGATCGACTCGTCGAAGTTCCCGGTCATCGAGGCCGGCCTCAAATGCGTGCAGGGCAAGGCGATCGTGAACTCGATCTCCCTCAAGGAGGGGGAGGAGAAGTTCATCGCCGAGGCCAGGATCTGCCGCGCCTACGGCGCCGCCGTGGTGGTGATGGCCTTCGACGAGCAGGGCCAGGCCGACACGCTGGAGCGCAAGGTCGCGATCTGCACCCGCGCCTACAAGGTGCTCACCGAGCAGGTCGGCTTCCCGCCCGAGGACATCATCTTCGATCCCAACGTCTTCGCGGTGGCGACGGGCATCGAGGAGCATGACGGCTACGGCGTCGCCTTCATCGAGGCGGCGCGGATCATCCGCGAGACCCTGCCCCACGCCCATATCTCGGGCGGCATCTCGAACCTGTCCTTCGCCTTCCGCGGCAACGAGCCGGTGCGCGAGGCGATGCACGCGGTGTTCCTGTACCACGCGATCAAGGTCGGCATGGACATGGGCATCGTGAATGCGAGCCAGCTCGCGGTCTATGACGAGCTGCCGGCGGAGCTGCGCGAGCTGTGCGAGGACGTGGTCCTCAACCGCCGCTCCGACGCCACCGAGCGCCTTCTCGACGCTGCCGCCCGCTTCAAGGACGGCGGTCCCGCCAAGGAGAAGGGCGCCGACCTCGCTTGGCGCGACGCGCCGGTCGAGAAGCGCCTGGAGCACGCGCTGGTCAACGGCATCACCGAGTATATCGAGGCCGATACCGAGGAGGCGCGCGCGAAGGCCGCGCGTCCGCTCCACGTCATCGAGGGCCCGCTGATGGCCGGCATGAACGTGGTCGGCGACCTGTTCGGCGCCGGAAAGATGTTCCTGCCGCAGGTGGTGAAGTCGGCCCGCGTGATGAAGCAGGCGGTGGCCTACCTGATGCCGTTCATGGAGGCCGAGAAGGCCGCCAACGGCGGCGCCGGCGGAAGGCAGTCCGCCGGCAAGGTACTGATGGCGACCGTGAAGGGCGACGTCCACGACATCGGCAAGAACATCGTCGGCGTCGTGCTGGCCTGCAACAACTACGAGATCATCGACCTCGGCGTGATGGTGCCGGCGGCGCGTATCCTCGATACGGCCCGCAAGGAGAACGTCGACATCGTCGGCCTCTCGGGCCTCATCACGCCCTCCCTCGACGAGATGGTTCACGTCGCGGCCGAGATGGAGCGCGAGGGCTTCGACGTGCCGCTGCTGATCGGCGGGGCGACGACGAGCCGGGTCCATACCGCGGTGAAGATCCACCCGGCCTACGCCAAGGGCCAGGCGGTCTACGTGACGGATGCCAGCCGCGCCGTCGGCGTGGTATCGAACCTGCTCTCGCCCGACACCAAGGTGCAGACGATCGAGAGCGTCCGGGCCGAGTACAAGCGCGTCGCCGACGCCCATGCCCGCTCGGAGGTCGACAAGCAGCGCCTGCCGCTCGTGCGTGCTCGCGCCAACGCCTTCAAAGCCGACTGGTCGGCCTACAAGCCGGTCAAGCCGACCTTCACTGGCACGCGCGTCTTCCGCAGCTACGACGTGGCGGAACTCGTCCCCTACATCGACTGGACGCCGTTCCTGCAGACCTACGAGTTCAAGGGCCGCTATCCGGCGATCCTCGACGACCCCGAGCAGGGGCCGGCCGCCCGCGCCCTGTTCGACGATGCGCAGGCGATGCTGCGCCAGATCGTCGAGGAGCGCTGGTTCAACCCGAAGGCGGTGATCGGCTTCTGGCCGGCCAACACCGTCGGCGACGACATCCGGCTGTTCACCGGCGAGAGCCGGACCGAGACGCTCGCGACCTTCCACGGCCTGCGCCAGCAGCTCTCGAAGCGCGACGGGCGCCCGAATACCTGCCTGTCGGACTTCGTGGCGCCGGCCGAGAGCGGGCTGCCCGACTATGTCGGCGGCTTCGTCGTCACGGCGGGCCTGGAGGAGGTGCGGATCGCCGAGCGCTTCGAGCGCCAGAACGACGATTACCGCTCGATCCTGGTCAAGGCGCTCGCCGACCGCATCGCCGAGGCCTTCGCCGAGCGGATGCACGAGCGGGTGCGCCGCGAGTTCTGGGCCTACGCGGCGGACGAGGCCTACAGCCCGGCCGAGCTCGTCACCGAGCCCTATGCCGGCATCCGCCCGGCCCCTGGCTACCCGGCCCAGCCCGACCACACCGAGAAGACGACACTGTTCGACCTCCTCCAGGCGGAGCCGCGCATCGGCGTCAAGCTCACCGAGTCCTACGCGATGTGGCCGGGCTCCTCCGTCTCGGGCCTCTACATCGCCCATCCGGACGCGCATTACTTCGGCGTCGCCAAGGTCGAGCGCGACCAGGTCGAGGACTATGCCGCCCGCAAGGGGATGGACGTGGCCGAGGTGGAGCGCTGGCTCGGGCCGATCCTGAACTACGATACGGCGCGGTATCGCGCGGCGGCGGAGTAGGGGGCGACGGTGCCGCGGCGGTGACCTGCCGCGGCGGCATTCGCTTGCGTCGAGATCCGTCCGGCTCCATCTCGGAGCGGCAACCCGGAGGCCCGCATGGGCGAGATTGCGGAGCCGTTCTGGACCGATGGCGCCCAGTCAGTGCGCCTGCCGGAAGGCTGGCGCCGTGAAGGCGAAGCGGTGCAGGTGCGCCGCGAGGGAAATACGGTGATCTTGGAGCCGGTGACCCCGGAACCCAAGCCGGGGAGCTGGGACTGGTTGCAGGCGCGCATCCGGCTGCTGGATGACGACGTTCCGGCTGCCCTCGACGAGGAAGTATCCGAGCAGGTTCGCCCGGCTGCGGATCTGCCGGAGTGAAGTTCCTTCTCGATGCCAATGCGGTCTCTGCCCTGTTGCGGAACCACATCGGCATCTGGAGTCGGCTGCGTCGTATGCAGCCGACCGACATCGCCATGCCGGCGATCGTGGCCCACGAATCTCTTCT
Protein-coding regions in this window:
- the metH gene encoding methionine synthase, whose translation is MTDLHPADGAEILTALRRRAAEKILVLDGAMGTVIQRLGLTEADFRSERFRDHDHDQKGNNDLLILTQPDAIRQIHLDYFLAGADVVETNTFSGTTIAQADYGMEPIIHELNREGARLAREAALLAEKQDGRRRFVAGAIGPTNRTLSISPDVNNPGYRAVTFDQVRDAYAEQVRGLIAGGAELILIETVFDTLNAKAAVAAAWQVFEETGTRLPIMISGTITDLSGRTLSGQTPTAFWHSLRHADPLTFGLNCALGAREMRAHIDELSRTCDTLVCAYPNAGLPNEFGLYDESPEAMGKLVGEFAESGLVNMVGGCCGTTPDHIRAIAGAVAGKAPRRVPSVKPLMRLSGLEPFTLTPEIPFVNVGERTNVTGSARFRKLVTNGDYAAALDVARDQVAAGAQVIDVNMDEGLLDSAGAMVEFLNLVAAEPDIARVPVMIDSSKFPVIEAGLKCVQGKAIVNSISLKEGEEKFIAEARICRAYGAAVVVMAFDEQGQADTLERKVAICTRAYKVLTEQVGFPPEDIIFDPNVFAVATGIEEHDGYGVAFIEAARIIRETLPHAHISGGISNLSFAFRGNEPVREAMHAVFLYHAIKVGMDMGIVNASQLAVYDELPAELRELCEDVVLNRRSDATERLLDAAARFKDGGPAKEKGADLAWRDAPVEKRLEHALVNGITEYIEADTEEARAKAARPLHVIEGPLMAGMNVVGDLFGAGKMFLPQVVKSARVMKQAVAYLMPFMEAEKAANGGAGGRQSAGKVLMATVKGDVHDIGKNIVGVVLACNNYEIIDLGVMVPAARILDTARKENVDIVGLSGLITPSLDEMVHVAAEMEREGFDVPLLIGGATTSRVHTAVKIHPAYAKGQAVYVTDASRAVGVVSNLLSPDTKVQTIESVRAEYKRVADAHARSEVDKQRLPLVRARANAFKADWSAYKPVKPTFTGTRVFRSYDVAELVPYIDWTPFLQTYEFKGRYPAILDDPEQGPAARALFDDAQAMLRQIVEERWFNPKAVIGFWPANTVGDDIRLFTGESRTETLATFHGLRQQLSKRDGRPNTCLSDFVAPAESGLPDYVGGFVVTAGLEEVRIAERFERQNDDYRSILVKALADRIAEAFAERMHERVRREFWAYAADEAYSPAELVTEPYAGIRPAPGYPAQPDHTEKTTLFDLLQAEPRIGVKLTESYAMWPGSSVSGLYIAHPDAHYFGVAKVERDQVEDYAARKGMDVAEVERWLGPILNYDTARYRAAAE
- a CDS encoding antitoxin is translated as MGEIAEPFWTDGAQSVRLPEGWRREGEAVQVRREGNTVILEPVTPEPKPGSWDWLQARIRLLDDDVPAALDEEVSEQVRPAADLPE